The sequence CTGTTTTATACAGCACTCATTTACAGTTATCTGCTTATGACAGCTTCCCTAGAATAGAATACCTCTGGCCTATGGTAATGGACAGGGCTTGCTGCTCAGAAATTGCTGTGCTGCTCAAGCCTGCCAAGAACTTCCCCAGATTGAGTCCACAGGTACATAATCTCCCCCGGCCCCATCACTACAGGAAATCCTATCACTGTGGTTTCTGCACTAAGTGCAGAGTTCATGTGCCTTtaagacaagatttttttctcaaatttccCCTACAGCTAATTGCTGCACAAGGCTTTGGTACTAAATCTTGAACTTTCTGGGTGCTTGCTTTGGTTGCTTTCTACACGCTTAGCACCACCTTATTAGCAGAGGGGCTCTTGGACAGCAGTTAGTTATTTGCCAGTGGTCCCTCCTGCTAGATACAACTTCAAATCATATTCAGAAGACAAcagtaaatattaattttcctttcaaatggcTTCCTGTGCTCTTGAATGATACAGATATATTTGCTAGAGATACAGTCTTTGATACAGTATGTCTATAGTGCTCTGAAAGAACAATTACAGAGTGGATGCAAAAACCTGGCTTTCACCATGTGCTTCATGCCTTCTGTTTACATGACTGCCTCCCAGGCAGCCTGCAGCTTGGTGCTATGCTAACAAAGCAGGCAGCCTGGCTGTTTGGTGTCCCATGTGTCTTGGAAGACACACTGCTGCTGCACCTGAAGCCAAATTCATAGGCTTGCAGTATGATGTGGCTAGAAGATCTATATTATATTCATCTACATACCCATGTTgagttgttctttttctctggagAAAGGTGAATTGGGTGCCAGTGAACATGGTGATCAGGCTGTGAGGAGAGCAGTCATCTTGTGGACAACTTTCTTACAGTCATCCCAGGCTTCTGTCACCTGTCTCCTGAGTGGGAGGCAAGTAGTGTcggaaatgaaaaatatctctctcttgCAGATTCCAGAAGTCATTAAGTTCTGTTGTGATTTTCTCATGTCCTGGGTAGATGAAGAGAACATCCTCGACGTGTACAGACTAGCTGACCATTATGACTTGAGACATTTGAGTGATCAACTGGACTCCTACATTTTGAAGAACTTTGCAGCTTTCTCAAGGACACAAGTGTACCGACAGCTACCCTTGCAGAAGGTCTACTCCCTTCTCAGCAGCAACCGTTTGGAGGTTAACTATGAGTTTGAAGTTTATGAAGGGGCACTTTTTTATCATTATTCTCCAGAGCAACTGGAGACAGATCAGGTCTCCCTGATGGAGCCCCTTAAGCTACTTGAGACAGTTCGTTTTCCTCTGATGGAACCCCAGATCCTGCAAAGGCTTCATGACAAATTAAATCCATGTCCTTTAAAAGATACAGTTGCAGATGCATTAATGTACCACAAGAATGAATGTCTTCAGCCAATTCTTCAGAGCTCCCAGACACAGCTGAGATCAGAGTTCCAGTGTGTAGTGGGATTTGGAGGGATGCATTCTACTCCATCCATTGTCCTCAGTGATCAAGCCAAGTATCTGAACCCCTTGTTGGGAGAGTGGAGGCATTTTACAGCTGCACTAGCTCCCAGAATGTCCAACCAGGGGATCGCTGTTCTCAAtaattttgtgtatttaattGGTGGAGACAACAATGTAAGTGGTTTTCGAGCAGAGTCAAGGTGTTGGAGGTAAGATAAGGATAATCCTGCTATTGTTTTTATTACCACCCTGTTGCCCATCTCTGAGTCAGTAAGCCAATAGCGCAGTCTGCATGCTTGCCAGCCAAAAGATTAGGAACTGAGCAGCAGcctcactgaaagaaaacaagaaataaagaaatgagcCTGATAGTAACAGGAAGCTTACAGCAGTGCTTATGGGACAAAGCCAAGCCTGACAGGGTAGAAACAGCTACTCATTCAAGAGTATTACATGTGCTGCCTTTCTGCCTTGTTGGAGGGGGCAAGTATTAAAGGCATGGGAAGCAATAATGGACTGGGGGTCCCTAGAACCCTAGATTTTCTAGATGCTCTGAAGCTAGAATTTTCAAGAAGTCTTCTGTGTGTAGTTTTGGTCCCAATACAAAGGGATTTAGCTgacaaaaaggatttttaaataaaatgcttttactgGTTGATTATCAAGAATTTGTGTGCACAATAGCAGTATTCCAGGGTCCCCTTATATGCTTCTGTGCCAGGGAAAAGCGCAGGAGGAAGGATCAATTTTAGATCTTAATGCCCATTACATTGCAAAAACAGATACAAACCCTTTTGTCTTTATATTGTGGTTGTTTTTACTAGTTTTAGCTGAGTTGCCCTTATTTTGTCATGTGTAGTTTCACTTCACAACCAGTTTTCTCTGTAGCGAAAATTTCCAGACCAGATAGATATTTTGACCTGAAAATTCATCATGAGGTTCACTTTGGGCAGCAGATATTTGAGGAAAATACACATATTTATGCCCTTCTTGGCTTCTTGAAGATCCAGATTCAGTCTTTGTGCTATTTTTAGACTCTTTTACTTCGTAGAATGGCTTTGTGCAAGCAGAGACTTTGATGTATAACCTGACAGCAGTGTATAAGATAATGGAAAACGTAGGCTTTTATAGCATGATTATATCAGCTAAAATACATCTtctaaaaatagaataaaacaacTCTGCTAATAATAAAATGCTGACAAGGCCAGATTTCACTCCACTTACAGCTGAGCTCAATTTCAGCCAAAGACAGTACAGTAACCCACATCTGTGGTGCTGTCTGGTATTCCAGCAATGATTTCTGTGGCTGTACAAATAACCTTCTTTGATCCCATTCTTTTACAAGGTATGACCCGCGACACAACAAATGGTTCCAGATCCAGTCCCTACAGCAAGAGCATGCCGACCTCAGTGTTTGTGTTGTGGACAACTATATATATGCCGTCGCAGGCCGCGATTACCATGAAGACCTGAGGGAAGTGGAGAGGTATGACCCTAAAAGCAACACTTGGGAATATGTGACACCTCTGAAGAAGGAGGTAAGGAGTGCATTAGCCACACACACTACTACAGTTCCCCAATTCCTGTTTCATCTTTTTAGATGCTTTTCTCACGTGTAGCTTTTAATTTGCTGATATTCAGATGGGAAAAAGTAGCCTCTGCATATGGGATAAATGAATATCAAGAAAGGAGAATAATAATATATGTAAATTCCATTTTGAggttaaatgcttatttttccctgttttcctgttgttttccccTGCACCTTTATCATGTTAATccttaaaaccatttaaaattgaGCAAAACCTCTGGGAACAGGAAGTTCCCATTTCTCCTAGGCAGGTAAACTATGAGCCACAGTAGTACAAGCTTCTCATTTACAGTCCTGACAACATGCTTTACTCCTGATCAGAAGAGATAATGGCTCAGTAAGAAGGTACATCAGTTTCTATAGCCTACTTAGTTCCTGCACACAGAACTGAGATTGGGTAAGAAGTTCCAGTGACAATAGCTGATGTGATGCAGAATCACATCTCAGTCAGCTAACGTAAGACCATTACTCATTTGAAATATGTGAGTAATAGCTATCTTTTGTCATCAGTACCATTTATCCTTCTAGAACAGCAATTGCCAAACTAGCAGTTGCGACCCCAGGAACGAGAAAATAGTGTAGTGACATGGGAATTGGGGTTATGAGTGGAAAAGTTTGTTCTAATACtgttaaaaaaggcaagaatttccattttcaagttAAAAGTGTTGCAAAGGAGTAAGATAAATACAAACAACTGCTTGATGAATCTTGGTTCGGGAAGAAAACTAAAATCCTGAGTTTCCTTTCCAGAAACTATGTTGATTTCTACTACACCTTTTAAAAGCGTTCAGTCAAGTGACCAGCACAATATAATATTTGTGATTTCATAATGCCTCTTAATCAAGAATCTCAAGacacattaaaaatatgaatattacTGCCATTTTACAAAAGGGATGCAGAGGATAAACAGCTTGCCTGAGGTCACAAACAATAAATGTGTGTCAATGCTGAGAAAAGCCTTAAGATCCAATTGAGTTCCAAGTAGGAAATCTTACCTTCTTGATAACACTGCTTGCATAAGAATAATCTCCAACAGAAAGGCTTTCAAGTAGACTAGGGAGAAAAGTAATAGTATGAATGATCTTCTAATCaaggaacaaaaaagaataagaacCCACGACAGTTCTGGAAGTTTTAGAAATTCTACTGTATTTCATTCAGAAATTCACACTTATAGCATAATCACCTAGAAAGGAATTGTCTATAAGGAAATCCTTCCAGATGTTGATACCTGCGTAACTCATGAAGAATGTCACTCCCTTAGTGTCTATTCCATACTTTGAAACTGTGAGAAGTGCATAAATCCTTTTGCTTCCTTGTGGTAATACAGGTATACGCACATGCTGGAGCAGCACTGGATGGGAAGATGTATATTActtgtgggaggagaggagaagactaTTTGAAGGAGCTACAATGTTATGACCCAAAGACTGACCGCTGGGATGTTTTAGCAGATGGTCCAGTGAGACGTGCTTGGCATGGGATGGCTGCACTGCTAGGAAAGCTCTATGTAATTGGAGGAAGCAACAACGATTCTGGCTACAGAAGGGATGTTCATCAGGTGAGACCATGTCATACCTGTGTCTTTCATGGAAGAGTCTCTTTCTTATGGATGCTTGCACTCTGACGTAATGTCTGTCTCTTACTAAGTATGCAAATAAAACTGTCTGCCCAGCAACAGCTACTGCACTAGCTCTCCCCCACTCAATTGCAGAATTTGCAATGATTTATTTACTGTTGTCTGTCTTGAACGAATGCATTGTCTAACTCACAAAGCATTTAAAGCTCTAGCACTTGAAATTCCTAccaattttaaaatctctttgaaGGATAACATTCACTGGGATGCACATACCTCATAAGTAGCACAtcaaatttattttgcattgtcTTCTCATGTGCATTTTTTCCAAGTCGAGGACTTTTGACTTAACAATGTTTAATTGCAGGACACAGTTGTATACTTAAATATACTGTATACTTATACAGAGTtgtataattaaaaatacagtacctGATGATAAGTGATGGCTGGAGAGAATTCTCAAGTCTTATTCCAGCTTCTAGAACTGCTACAGACATGAAAAGAAGACACAATTATAAAGCAAATGAAGATGGCAGAATTAAATCCAATTGAAAAGCGTATCTGAATGATAAAAAAGTGCTTACAAATAAAGTAGTTACGCAAGTAGGTACCCAATGAAATCTAAAACTTCCCATGTGTTTATGGTGCAGAGACAGCTTAGCAGATTTGTCACATTTGTAAGTTCCGGCACGTTTTTTCCTAATGCAAACAGATGCATTATGTCTGATCTTATCCTAGCGTGTTTCCCTATCTCTTTCACTTTTGTATACATTTTTTGAATGACATACAGCTGTTACTCCAGCAGCTGGGTCAAAAGTTGTGATTCAAAGCTATATGGCAACTATGCAGAGTTTTCTGCTGAGTACTGTACTTACTGTACTTCTACTACGTAGTGATATGCTCTCTCCATTATCAACACCCTGTCAAAAGACTGATGATATTGCATGGCTTCCTAAATAGTTTGCCATATGGCCAGGCTCTGTCACTAAGATACAAGTTCGATTTTGGctaatctgtcttttttttttacaggttgCCTGCTACAGGCCAAGCACTGATCAGTGGACAAATGTATGTCCACTACCTGCAGGACATGGAGAGCCAGGTATTGCAGTTTTAGACAAC comes from Larus michahellis chromosome 13, bLarMic1.1, whole genome shotgun sequence and encodes:
- the KLHL22 gene encoding kelch-like protein 22: MAEDQELTQPHKAQLEPSLQQRTSNTYRSAEHSQALLSGLVSLRDSSILFDVVLVVEEKPIEAHRILLAASCDYFRGMFAGGLREMEQEEVHIHGISYNAMCKILNFIYTSELELSVNSVQETLAAACQLQIPEVIKFCCDFLMSWVDEENILDVYRLADHYDLRHLSDQLDSYILKNFAAFSRTQVYRQLPLQKVYSLLSSNRLEVNYEFEVYEGALFYHYSPEQLETDQVSLMEPLKLLETVRFPLMEPQILQRLHDKLNPCPLKDTVADALMYHKNECLQPILQSSQTQLRSEFQCVVGFGGMHSTPSIVLSDQAKYLNPLLGEWRHFTAALAPRMSNQGIAVLNNFVYLIGGDNNVSGFRAESRCWRYDPRHNKWFQIQSLQQEHADLSVCVVDNYIYAVAGRDYHEDLREVERYDPKSNTWEYVTPLKKEVYAHAGAALDGKMYITCGRRGEDYLKELQCYDPKTDRWDVLADGPVRRAWHGMAALLGKLYVIGGSNNDSGYRRDVHQVACYRPSTDQWTNVCPLPAGHGEPGIAVLDNRIYVLGGRSHNRGIRMDYVHIYDAERDCWEEGPQLEDDISGMAACVLTLPRAILMETEKWFSEWHADRVKYHLDFPSEVMSVSDWEEFDNSSED